The window AAGTACGCTTGTAGAAAATCTATATCAGCGATGATGTTGTATACATCCAAATATAAAAATACCAAATAAAAAATATATGTAAAAGAAACGAAATTCAGCATATCTTGACCATCGCAAGAGTAAATGCTCTGTCATTACTAAACCTGCTAGTCTATTAAGACCGAACTTCAGCCTGTAAGGACTTCCTTGTAGACGATGTTCTTCATCGAGGTCAGTAAGGACACAGTCGGTCTTTTTCGCTTCTTTGGATTGTCCTTTAGCTTGTTGGCCTTCTCCTTCGGCTTCTCCTTCTGAATGAGTATCTTTATGTTTCTCTTCGCGGTGGCTCGAGACAAAGCAACATAGAGCTGACCATGAGAGAACACGGGATTGGGTAGGTAGACACCAACTATCGGTATGGTCTGCCCTTGAGCCTTGTTAATGGTCACAGCAAAGCTAAGCCTTATAGGAAATTGCTTTCTCTTAAACTTGAACGGAAACATGTCGTTTTCAGATGGGCAGAGAGGTATTCGAGGAAGGAAGACCCTCCTGCCAGCGTGTTGACCAATCACGATTTCTGCATCAATGGTGTTCCTCTCAAAACCTCTTACAACAAGCCTAGTGCCGTTACACAGTCCATTAGCTGGATCAATGTTCCTTAGAAGTATGACAGGGCAGTTCAACTTTAGCTTGAGTGCATGCGGAGGAAGACCATTAGGAGTCAATCCATTAAGAAACTCCTGAGCATAGTAGCCATATGGGTCGTCCTCTGCAATGTCAAAGCTATGGTAGATTACTTCATCTCCATGAAAACGGTCTATCATGCGGATGTTTATCTTGTCGACATTGTTGTTTGTCGTGGAAAGGATTGCTCTAGATGTCATGTAATTGGAATCAGACATGTTGTCATCTAGACTCGGAAACACGTGGTCAATAAGTTTATCCAGGTCGTCAACCTCGCCTGTAGACGACAGACAAATATCTTCAGGGAGTAGTATGTTGCCTTGATCGTCTACATCCTCAGTGCCATTGCCGACCCTTAGCAAGTAATCTGCAAACCACGTGTCATTATGAGCCCTCATGTTGGTGATGAGCCGAAGCTGCCTCATACACTTCCACAGATGAGAACTTCGGAGGGTTGCATCAATTATCTGGCCCCGCGACCCCCTTCTGACGACCGGAAGCACCTGCCGAAAGTCCCCACCAAAAACAACAGTCTTTCCTCCAAAGGGTTGGTCACGTATTCCCATGATGTCGTGCATGCTGTTGTCCAATGCCTCTACTGCTTGTCGCTTCGTCATGCTGGCCTCGTCCCATATTATCAATGAGGCCATCCTTAGGAGCTTGGCGGTCCCACTCTGCTTGGTGAAGCTGCACGAGGCTCCATCATCGCAACTCAATGGGATCTTGAACCTCGAGTGGGCAGTCCTGCCGCCAGGCATGATAGAAGCGGCGACTcccgacgtcgcggtagcgatacCAATCTTGCCTTGGCTCCTCACCTTGGCAAGCATCGCCCTGTATAGGAAGGTCTTCCCTGTACCTCCAGGGCCATCAACAAAGAATACACCCCCATCACCGCATTCAACAGCCGTTAGTATCTCGTCGTATGCGGCCCTTTGTTCCAAGTTCAGCGAAGATACCAACTTAGTGTCATCCATGTCAAACTCAACGGTTGTTTCCTCGATGACCTCTCTTGCCTCGCCCTCGGTTGGGTCAAACGCATCATCTATGCTCGGAAGAGCGAAATCAACAATATCTTTACCCATGGACTGCAACATACCCCTAATGTCTAGCAACACCATCTGCTCCACCTCGTCAGGGGACGTGCGTGATCGACGATAGTCATCTGACATAGGCTCGAGGTGCCTATCCCATAAACCATGCACGTCGCCTGGCTCGCAGTGCACCAAGATGGTTGCGAAGAGCCTCCTAAGAGAACATGGCATCGCCCACTGCTCAGCCTCAGTAAGACAGTCGTCGAGCGTGTTGTCTGCCTCGATGAGTCCCAACCTTTCAGCAGCCTCTCTAAAGCTCCCACATAGCACGCCGTCCACGGTGAGCAAGTCGTCAAAGGATGTTTTGCCCATAACATGGTTTAGCAACACACGCAGATAGTATCGGTCCCCCTCGGCAGGATTGGCAGACACGATGCGACCTATTTGAAAACGCTCGACCCGCGGCTTCCAAAACTTCTTTTTCTTCTGCCACGTGAACCTTCCGGGAAAATCCTTGTACAATATATTTCTAGCCCGAGGGTGTTCCTGGTTAGCCTTGAAATACTCCGTTAACATGGATTTTGAAATATTTTCTGAGGCGACAACATTTTTCAAGTCAGCCTGGGCATTGAATGCGACCCTGTGCATATTCGGGAGATGAAGAGGCAACTGCAAGACAGGAGGGTAGTTGGCGCAAAGTGGAAAGCCAAATATCCTCCACATAGCCTCCGGAGGGGTGATCCACCTTGCGTCAACGTATCTCTTGATCTCATCAATGTTACCATCGGCGTCGGGCTGGTCGATGCTGAAAGAAGCCTTATCATGGCCCTTGTAAATGTACTTGTAAAGATATTTGACGGCCTTTATGCTCGAGCAGACCTCAACGTTGATGTGGCAATTGAACATCCGCAGAAGGTATGGGTTATAAGGCACAACCCATCTGTTGTCCAACATCTTCCCTCGGACCTTAGCACGCCTACCATCGTCTCTACGTCGATAAACTGCGTACGAGTCCTTCCCCTATGCTGTGTTTTCATTGAACGACCGCGGGTATCTGCACTTGCATCCGTTTTCTTGCATGCAAACATTCTTCGGGTTTAGAGCACCGCATGGTCCGTGCATCATATGTTTTACCACCATTGCATACAATTCCGGATACTTATGCTTGTCTAGGAGCTCTGCGGAAATGAGTCGGTCATACTGCTCGGGCACGATAAGCTTATATGTTGAGTCCATGATCAACAGAAAATGTTCGTGTGGGAGGCCCCTTTTTTGAAACTCGACAACATATACATATGCGACGACAACACCCAGGATGTGCTTCTTGAACAACATGTCCTTCATAGCCTCTAGTTTGCCAAAGAACACGCGAGCCACAATATCAGGTCGGTCTTGCGCCGTCTGACCAGGCAGCAACTCATTCGTTATCTCTTCCCATTTTGGATTGCAAGTCATGGTCAAGAAGATGTCAGGCTTCCCGTATGTATGTACAATTGCCATGGCATCCATATGCCTCTTCTTCATGTCGCGGTCGCCACCAGGGTATGTTCCAGGGAGAACTATTCTTACCCCAATAGCGCTTGCTCGTGTCTCCCCCATGTGATCGCATCAACAACTCCTTTATACAAGTCGGCACGAATCTGTGTCTGGTTCTTCCTGTACCACCTTAACCGACAACTTTCAATCTTGACGTACATGTCGACGGCCCATTGCTGCAAGAGGCGTGCTCCACAGAGTATGGGATTAAAGATCGCAGGCCGTGTCTGCAGCATGTAACAGTAGTAGTCTCTGACAGAGACGCACAACCTGTTGTTGCCCTCTGCACATGATTGAGTACCATAAAAATGAGGATATAATCGACAAACAAAAAATTATTTGTAGCAAACTGGGACGCAGACGGCATACCtgcatcctcatcatcatcatggACCAGTTGAGGATTTAGTACAACCTCCAAAGGAACATTACGTTTAGGTAGCTTCGGATGCCAACCTAGTTCTCCCCTTGGATAGAATAGGGGATAAGACAAAGGGTCATATGCTCCGGAGGTCACACGTATACTGTGCCTTTCGTTGTTATTACCACAAAGTGTTATCCTCCGGTCAAACCGTTTTGCTAGGTCGTTGCCCTCAACCCAAATTGCAGCGACCTCAGATGACAACGGTCTGTTATATCTTCTTTGGTCAAGCCTTTTATCGGTGTTTAGGTCTATCCTGTAATCATCGAGGTTGTCCTTGTGTGCACCCAAACTCCTAAATTGCTGGGAGTACGGGTTTTCTTTGAGTATGTCTACTAACTTCTTCACGACATCTTGGTCTAATTGCTTGGTGGCCGCCTTACGATGAGTGATGGTTGGGTCATCATCATAGAAGTATAACTGCAGATGCTCAGGACGGGAGCTAGGCCCGAACGAATGCACATTGTGGTAGATGGTGCCGTGTGCCCGGAATGTGTACACCCCAGACTTCATGTTTGTGTAGTTCTCATCAAGGCTGACGCCAAGGGTTGTGAAGGCGAAATGCCCGTTGAAGAAGCGTATGTTTTCCCGAAAATGTCTAGAATCTGCATCCATGCTTGACCATAGCCTCATCAGCTCTGGGATTGGCTCAGGTTGTTTAAGTTCGATCTGGCCATTGCGACAGCAGAAGCCGTCAGTCTCAGACACAATTTTTTTTGCCTTGCAGTGTTTGCAGTTTGCGTCGAGCTTCAGGATGTGAGTCGTGTCTGGGATGTTTGTGTAGACAAAGTCTAATGGATCAACCTCGCTAGGTATAGCAGACGACATGATCGCTTCCTCTTCATCCTCCAAGGTGTCATTATCGTATCCTACGTGCATTTGTTGAaacatgatgttcaaaacattaatTACTACTAACTATAATTATGATAAAGCCCCACAAATTCATAGATTATAGTTGACCATACCTTCGTCGCGAAACATGTAGTACTCCTCATCCATAAAGTCGGATGGTGTCGTCTCATCGCCAGTGATGCAGTCTCGGAACCCATCGATTTTGTCTGCATTATCTCCATGGCGAATGTGAGAATAGACAACGTCATGTCAGATGAGGGTTGGTGAGAATGAGCACAACAAGGTGACAATAGAATTATCATACCATTGGTACCAACAATGAAATTCGGCATGATTGTCGTCGGGTCGCCATCAGATGAATCACCTTCGGCGGCCCGAGAGAGGGGTGTTGCGTGGGATAAGTTTGCTAGGTCTGGACGTGGCAGTGCGAGGGATTCTTTGCACGGGGTGTGCTTCTTTGCCGCATAAGTTGCCTTTCTTTTTGCACTTAACTCCCCCTTCTCTTTGCTGCATGCCCTCCATTCTCGCAGCGTGGTATTTTTTCTTCAAGATCGATAGTTCCGTGCTCTAGATGTTTCCGATATGTTGCTCGCCTCCGCGCGTTTGTTTGCTCCATTTGATCAGGAGTTAAGCAAGTTCTGCGTTGCTTACCACGCTGCTTTCTAGGTAGTTGGTTATCATGAATGACAGCTGTACTGATTGTATTGGTATGAGGCAATACCGTCTCATCTTGTGACAATGACGTATAGCTGGACCTATTTGGGTCGGCTGGTTATACAACAGTGTAAAACGCTAATCAGTACTGCATTAATTGATCATTGATACAAAAGGTACCAGCATATTATGTAGGTCATATCAGCTGACTCCTTCCGTCCATTTTCACAAGGTATTAATGTCTAATCAAAAGTCAAACGAGAGGACGATAAAACAATGAgtttgataagcttgttttccaAGATAACTTATTAAACACTTGTATCCAGAAACATTAGGAATATATATACTATCAAGAGGCAGCTGAATCAAAAAGCATTCTAACCTTTGTAAGGGCAGGAAGGTTCGCCTCTTTGTGCTTCACGGTAGCTCGCCCTTGAGCCTTGATCTGGCTATTTTTGTCGGCAAGGAGCATAGGGTGAGCTTGTACCCCATTAGTGATATCACCGAGAGCGATCCGTGGAACATTTTGCATACCTACAATATGGTTGCAGGTGTCATACTCACGGATTCTCAGATAATAATCATACTGTTATGAACAAAGGGAGTATATTCAATAGATGTTTGGCCTGTAATATAGAAATAGTCGTACCCGACATGTTAACGGCAGGCATATTTTGATGGAGATGCTTGCCGGCGGCGTCATCATATTTTCTTCGATAACCATCTACCAACGGAGCTTTCATCTGTTCCTTGTTAATGTCAGCATTTTCCTTGTTCTTAAGATACGTTGCCCGCCTCCGCGCATTTATTAGCTCTTTCTTGTCATCTAGTAATAGATGCATGAAGGTGTGAGAGTAGTGAATGCAGGAATGTACATTGTTTTGATTTAAAATCAAACAATCATACCAGATATTGAAAGGTCAGGTTGACTTCCATGCTGTACTTTTTCTGCTTCCTCCTCTTTTTTCCTCCGATAAGCAGCTCGCCTCTTGGCGTTTATCTGCTCCCTTTTTTCATCAGACAAGATAACTTTCTTAGATGGTTTGGAGACACGCACGACAGATCCTGTAGTCATGTGCTTGGATGTTGAACCGGATTGTGGTAAAACTTGAGGAGTTGCATTGATGTTTACGTGATTTCCTCCATACATATGAGTCAAATATAGAGCCTCTGGAACAAAACCAAACCAAAATGATAATGTACTTAGTATGTTAATGAACATCTGCAACACAACCTCTATAAGATAGATACGGTTCACAACGAAAGACGAATCTTGTAATACCGTTTACACTTTGTGCTACGGCTGCGGCTAACTCGTCAGTGAGACAACTGAGAGACACAAACGTTGATGAGGTTGCCGGGTTGCCCGCTTGATGTAAAAATAACCGATAGTGGTCATAACGGGTCAGTTTAGTGCTATCCGAAGAGTAGAGAGTACTGATTGTGTTTTATACTAACCTGAGTTCAGTTCGGAAGGCCGCGGTACACATGTGACATCACCATCAGTGGGTTGAGGAACAACAACAACTGCGGTCTGTTCAGTGATGGATTGATCTGAAATTGGTCATACAAGTAAATAGACGGTCTAATAATAGATGCAGCAAGCTGTGAGAGTAGTCAAAGCAGGAATGCACATTGTTTTCATTAAAATCAAACAATTATACCGGATGTTGAAAGGTAAGCTTGACTTTCATGCTCAAGTTTCTTTGCTTCCTCCTCTTTCATCCGCCGATAATTAGCTCGCCTCTTGGCGTTTATCTGCTCCCTTTTTTCATCAGATAAGATACCTTTTTTAGTTTGTTTGGTGATATTCTCGAAAGATCCTGTAGTCATGTGCTCGGATGTTGAAACGGTTTGGGATAAATCTTGAGCAGTTGACATAGTGTACAGGTGTATTCCTCCATCAATAGGACACACATCAAGAACATCTGGAACAAAACAAAAGCTAAATGTTATTGTTCTTAGACTGTTCTTGAATGTCTGCAACACAACCCCTATAAGCATGATAAATAACCGAGATTGCCGGGTCTCCTTTTCAATATGTTTTTTGCTCACCTGAGTTCAGATCGGGAGGCCGCTGAACA is drawn from Aegilops tauschii subsp. strangulata cultivar AL8/78 chromosome 1, Aet v6.0, whole genome shotgun sequence and contains these coding sequences:
- the LOC109765053 gene encoding uncharacterized protein, which produces MLDNRWVVPYNPYLLRMFNCHINVEVCSSIKAVKYLYKYIYKGHDKASFSIDQPDADGNIDEIKRYVDARWITPPEAMWRIFGFPLCANYPPVLQLPLHLPNMHRVAFNAQADLKNVVASENISKSMLTEYFKANQEHPRARNILYKDFPGRFTWQKKKKFWKPRVERFQIGRIVSANPAEGDRYYLRVLLNHVMGKTSFDDLLTVDGVLCGSFREAAERLGLIEADNTLDDCLTEAEQWAMPCSLRRLFATILVHCEPGDVHGLWDRHLEPMSDDYRRSRTSPDEVEQMVLLDIRGMLQSMGKDIVDFALPSIDDAFDPTEGEAREVIEETTVEFDMDDTKLVSSLNLEQRAAYDEILTAVECGDGGVFFVDGPGGTGKTFLYRAMLAKVRSQGKIGIATATSGVAASIMPGGRTAHSRFKIPLSCDDGASCSFTKQSGTAKLLRMASLIIWDEASMTKRQAVEALDNSMHDIMGIRDQPFGGKTVVFGGDFRQVLPVVRRGSRGQIIDATLRSSHLWKCMRQLRLITNMRAHNDTWFADYLLRVGNGTEDVDDQGNILLPEDICLSSTGEVDDLDKLIDHVFPSLDDNMSDSNYMTSRAILSTTNNNVDKINIRMIDRFHGDEVIYHSFDIAEDDPYGYYAQEFLNGLTPNGLPPHALKLKLNCPVILLRNIDPANGLCNGTRLVVRGFERNTIDAEIVIGQHAGRRVFLPRIPLCPSENDMFPFKFKRKQFPIRLSFAVTINKAQGQTIPIVGVYLPNPVFSHGQLYVALSRATAKRNIKILIQKEKPKEKANKLKDNPKKRKRPTVSLLTSMKNIVYKEVLTG
- the LOC141029698 gene encoding uncharacterized protein, whose amino-acid sequence is MPNFIVGTNDKIDGFRDCITGDETTPSDFMDEEYYMFRDEGYDNDTLEDEEEAIMSSAIPSEVDPLDFVYTNIPDTTHILKLDANCKHCKAKKIVSETDGFCCRNGQIELKQPEPIPELMRLWSSMDADSRHFRENIRFFNGHFAFTTLGVSLDENYTNMKSGVYTFRAHGTIYHNVHSFGPSSRPEHLQLYFYDDDPTITHRKAATKQLDQDVVKKLVDILKENPYSQQFRSLGAHKDNLDDYRIDLNTDKRLDQRRYNRPLSSEVAAIWVEGNDLAKRFDRRITLCGNNNERHSIRVTSGAYDPLSYPLFYPRGELGWHPKLPKRNVPLEVVLNPQLVHDDDEDAEGNNRLCVSVRDYYCYMLQTRPAIFNPILCGARLLQQWAVDMYVKIESCRLRWYRKNQTQIRADLYKGVVDAITWGRHEQALLG